In Klebsiella aerogenes, the DNA window ATGCCATCCGGCTCTACCTTGTTTTGACAGAAGCCATAACGTTCAGCCCAGCGTTTACGGTAGGCAGGGGCCTTACGGCTGCGCAGCAGCAGTCGCAGCCACACCAGCGGCTGAATGAGGTAGAGTAGGGTGGTATAAAGCAATTCCAAACTATTTATCCGTTTTATGTTTTTTGCGGGCAAATTCTAAGCATTTAACCCGCGTAAAGCTATCTCTTTGGCGGAAACAAAGGGATTTCTACCTATGCCGCGTTGAGATAGCGCTTGATGCGCAAATAGCGGCGTCCCAAACGCCAGCGCAAACGGAACGTGCAGGCGTTGGTCCAGATCAGGCGCCAGATGCCGCGTTCGAAGAATTCTTTAATGATAATATGCTTTTTCGACTCATCTTTCATGCAGTCGAAGGTGTGAATAATCCCCAGACCTTCTTTGGCTATCTGCCAGCGGCAGGCCGGAATATGGCGAACTTTATCCGGATAGCGCTGGTTGATGACGCTCAGCATTTCAAGAATCTTCATATAGTGGCGCGCCGAGCGCATCAGCGTCTCGTCGTTGTCCGGCTTATGCGACACCGATTCCGAGTGGATGTAGTAGTCGTAAAACTGCTCGCTGGTGTACTGCACGCGCTCGGCGGCCAGTAGCGCTTCTGTCGTCCAGGGAATGTCCTGGTGGCGCAGCCCCGGTTCAAAGTGGAAATGGTGCTGGTTAATGAAATCGCGGCGATAGATGTTCAGCCAGGTGACGTGCAGGAACTTACGTGAGTCGAGCGCCTGCTTCAGCCAGACGTGGCCTGGCAGGACGCCGGTAGACTGCAGACGTTCCGGCGGGAAAATCGGGTGAATGTCATCGCGGCTTTCATACACGTAGCGGCCGTTGCAGGTCGCGACGTCAAGATTGCCGTTCTCCGCCATTTCCAGCAGCGTGCGGTACATGCCGGGATAGAACTTATCATCAATGTCCGGGAAGGCGAGATATTTGCCGGTTGCCGCCGCCATGCCGGTATTACGCGCCACCGAGACGCCCTGGTTTTCCTGCTCCAGCACGATGACGTTCTGCAGGCGGCCTTTCCATTGATCGATAACCGCCAGGCTGCCGTCGGTCGAACCGTCGTTCACCAGAATCAGCTCATAGCTTGCCAGCTGCTGTTGCTCGAGGCATTCAAAGAATTGCGCAAGGAATTTCTCACCGTTATACACGGCAGCCACGATGCTCAATAAAGGCGTTTGACTCATAACTCATTCGATCCTGGTTAAAAAACGATGTCAGGCGCTGCGCAGCTGACGGTACTGTTGGCAAATCGACTCAACGCTGAATTTTTCCAGCGCGGCGGAATCGATAACCGGCGGGCTATGGTAAATGCTTTGCATCGTCTGGGCTAGCGCAGAACTGTTGAGGTCCGCCAGGCCACGGGACAATTCGCCGGTGAGGATTTCGACAACCCCCCCAGGACAGCGGGTGCTGGCGACTGGCGTATTGAGCAACAGCGCTTCAACAATAACGTTGCCAAACCCTTCGCTATCGGAGCTGAGCGTCAGCATGCGCGCGTGTTTAATCCACGGCAGCGGGTTTTTCTGGAAACCTTTAAACAGTACGCGATCGCCGACATGCAACTGTTGCGCCAGCTGGCGAAGCCGCTGCTCTTGTTCCGCTTTGCCCTGACCCAACAGCACCAGCGGCGCGGCGATACCGCTTTGGGCGTAAGCTTCAATCAATCGGTCGTGGCGTTTGCCCGGATGGAAGCGGCCGACATGGATGAGGTAATCCCCTTGCGGAATGTCGGCCGGGGCATCCGCTGCCGCGCGAATGGCGGCGATATCGAACGGGTTATAAATGGTTTGGAGCTGTGCAGGGCGAAGTGCGAATTGCTCGACCAGATCCTTGCCGACGGCGTCAGAGACGGTCACGACGTTGCGTCCCTGGTATACCCGCTTGATTTTCTGCTGTTTCATCCAGCGGTCAAAACCGGTGCGATGACCCAGGTAGGAAGTGGAGAAGACGCCGTGCAGACAGAACCAGACGTTACGCCCGTCCAGCGTCCGACTGCGCGCGACGATACGATCGGTTTTGTGCAGATTCGACAGCACCAGATCGAAGCGCCCTTGTTGTTCCGCGGTTTCAACCGCGCGATCAAGCTGGCGCGCACGGCGGGAGAGTTCGGTCAGCTTACGCCACGGTTTGCGGCAGCGATCGGCAATGACCTGATAATCCAGTCCTTCAGGCAGCGGGTAATCGCACACGTCACGCAGCGAAAACAGCGACACCTGCTCACCCTGGCTGAGAAAATGTTCCGCCAGCGTGAGCACCACCTTTTCCGCGCCGCCGCCCGGCAGACCATCGATAACAAACAGTATGCGCATCGTTATTTCACCAGATCCTGATAAAGGGAAAGCAGCTGCGTTGAGAGTCGCTCGCTGGTGCAGGTCATAATGCGTTCGCGGGCGCGGGCGCCTTCAGAGGAACCCAGCGCGCGCGCGGGCAGCGCCATGACCGCCTGCTGTAACGCGGCGATATCCAGCGCATCGCAGACGTAGCCGTTACTGCCCTCGATGATGAACTCCGCGCCGCCGCAGCCGGTCGTAGTGATCACCGGCAGGCCGCAGGCCATCGCTTCAAGGATCACGTTGGGGAACGGGTCGTACAGCGTTGGCAGCAGGAGACCGTCGGCCATCTGATAAAACGGCAGCGTTTCGGACTGCATACCGAAGAAGCGCACGCGATCTTCGCAGTTCAGCGATTTTGCCAACTGCTGATAGCGACTCTGTTCTTTGTCTTTGCCGACCACCAACAGATAACGATCGGTAGGCGCGATGGCGCGGATTGCCGCATCCAGCCCTTTACGTTCAAAGCCGGAACCGACATAAATCAGGCAGGTTGCCTGCAACGGCAGCTGCCATTTGGCGCGTAATGCGGTAAAGGTTTCTTCGCCCGGCGGCAGGAAACGCTGGTTATCAATGGCGTTATAGATGACGTGGATTTTGTCCGCCGGGAGGCCGAAGTCTTCGATGATTTCCTGTTTGATCATCTCCGCATTGCAAATCACCCCGCGCAGGTGCGCATCCTGATACATCTCGCGCTCCGCCTGCATCACGTAGCGGTGGTAGCGGTCGGCGAACAGCAGGCGGCTTTTCCAGGCGGGCAAAATGCGTGAACGCTGTTGCAGCCAGCGACGATGGACACCGTCGCCGGCGCGGTACAGATCGCAGCCGGGAATACGTTCATGGCTCTGCACCAGATCGAATGATTCACGTTGCCAGAGTTCGCGCGCGGCGTTGGCAAAGCCACGCTCGCGGCTGATACGTCCCCACTTACGTGGGTTGCAGATGTGAATATTCCAGTCAGGCTTAACCGGCCCCTGCCATTCGCGGGTGATAACGTTCAGTTCCAGATTACTGCTGTCGAGGGCTTCCAGCGCGCGGGAGACAAACCGCTCCGCGCCGCCGTCCGGGCGATATTTTTGCCGCACCAGAGCCAGCCTGAATTTACTCATGCCAGTACCTTTTTCGCCGCCGCGATCACCGCGTCGGTAGGGATTAAATCGAGATAACGTTCTTCGGTGTTGGTGTTGATCGCGTCAGGGTCGGGCAGTGGGCCGAAGTCGCCAGCCCAAATTACCTCGCCCTTCGCCTGCCATGGCCGCCAGAAGGTTAGCTTTGATGGGCCGAACAGGGCCACGAGCGGCGTGCCCAGCGCCGCCGCCATATGCATGGGTACGGAGTCGACGCCGATAAACAGGCGGGCGTGAGCGATCACCGCCGCCAGCTGTCGGAGCGTCAGCTGACCGGCTAACGAGTACAGCCGCGCCTGCGGGCAGCCAGCGATGATGTTCTCCACCATCTTTTTTTCTTTCGCATCGGGGCCAGAGGTAAGCACGACGGCGTAACCATCCTCCGAGAGCGCGTTAATCAGCGCGCTCATGCGCTCTTCGCGCCAACATTTAAAGAACCAGCGCGAGGTCGGTTGAATAACGATGTAGTTTTCCTGAAAGCCGTCCGGCAGCAGCGCGCGGCTGCCGACCCAGTCCGATTCGCTGTAGCCCATCCGCGCCGGCGCGTCGTCAATCTCGACTCCCAGCGGCGCCAGGATAGAGAGGTTCTGCTGCACGGTATGCAGCTGGTTGTGCTGCGACGTTGAGGCCAGCGCGGTGTGGCAATAGCGCCAGAACGGGTGGCGGCGCTTAGGGAAATCAAAGCCGATACGTGTCGCCGCACCGGTTAATTTGCTGATGATCGCGCTGGGCCACTGGTCGGCAAGGTTGAGCACCATATCGTAGCGCTGCTGGCGCAGAGTGCGGATGAGCTGCCATTCCATCTTGAGCTGATGCCCTTTACCCTGCTTTTTCCAGCTACGATCGATCGCGTAAATCTGGTTAATCTCCGGGTTTGCCGCCAGCATGTCCCGGGTCTCAGCATAGAGCAGTACATCGACGCAAGCGGCGGGATACTGCTGTTTGAGAGCGTGAATAAGCGGCGTGATCAACAACATGTCGCCATGGTGGCGCAGCTTAATGACCAGGATCCGCGCCGGGTTCTGTTGGCTGGGGGAGAGGGTTTCAGGCGTCATACTCTGTTCTTCATCCAGGATAAGGGTTCCGATTCTAGGGGATCACGTAGATTGAGAGAAGCGTTGTATTGCTCTACCATGAGCCGATACGTATGGCCTGAGGACGTTTTCGTGCACAATCCCGCATTTCTCATCACGATTGATACAGAGGGTGATAACCTCTGGCAGAAACATGACAGCATCACTACGGAGAATGCGCGCTATCTCCCGCGTTTTCAGCAGCTTTGCGAAAAGTATGGCTTCAAACCGGTCTATTTGACCAATTATGAAATGGCCATCGACCCTTTTTATATCGAATTTGCTAAAGATGTGATTGCCCGCGGCACTGCGGAAATCGGCATGCACCTGCACGCCTGGAACAGTCCGCCGACCGAGCCGCTGACCGCCGATGACTGGCGTCATAAGCCTTATCTCATTGAATACAGCGATGCCGCGATGCGCGAGAAAGTCGACTACATGACCCGTTTACTGGAAGACACCTTCCAGACGAAGATGGTCAGCCATCGCGCCGGGCGTTGGGCGTTTGATGAGCGCTATGCGCGCCTGCTGGTGGAGTATGGTTATCTGGTGGATTGCTCGGTCACGCCTCGGGTAAACTGGAAAACCGCCATGGGTGCGCCGCAGGGCGATGGCGGTACCGATTATCGCCGCTTCCCGCAGCATGCCTATTTCCTTGATGAACAGGATATCAGTCGCGAAGGGCATTCCCCGCTGCTGGAAGTGCCGATGAGCATTCAGTACAAGCACTCGGCATGGATGAATAGCGTGAAGCAGGGCTACGATCGCCTGCGCGGGAAAGTGCGTTCGCCATCCGTACACTGGCTGCGTCCGATGGGCGGCAATGTGGAAACCATGAAAAAGGTGGTTCAGCAGACGCTGGCGCAGGGTAATGATTACGTCGAATATATGCTGCACTCTTCCGAGTATATGCCGGGTGGGAGCCCGACCTTTAAGAATGAGCAGGATATCGAGCGTTTATATGCCGATCTGGAGGCGTTCTTTAGCTGGCTGGCGCCGCAGGTGAGAGGAATGACGTTGGCTGAGTATTACCAACAGAAGCGGGCGCTGTAATAAAACCAGGCGTACCTTGAACGTCTGTTGCGGAAAACAACATTGTCTTCCGCAACATTCCGCTCGCGTTATCCGACCTGGTTTTCGCGTTTTGCCTGCAGGCTTTTGCTGAGCGCAATGGCCATCGGCAGCCAGAAGAGAATCCAGGTTTCCCGTGGGTTGCTGATAATAAACATGCCCTGCGATGCCATAAACACCAGCGCAAAAATCAACATGGCCAGCCCGTAACGGCTATCATCGCGGCGTTTGCGCCATGCCCGCCATAATCCACAGGCAATGACGGCGAGCAGCAGTAGCAGACCAATGATGCCCCCCTTCAGCAGCGCGCCAAAGTATACGCTATGGGTGGTGGTGATATGTTCAGTGCTGTAATTGATAAAGTTCAGCTCATAGCCTATTCCGCGGCCTAGCCAGGGCTGACCAGCGACTTCCATTAGCGTATGGTGCCAGATACTGAGGCGCAGGCCGCTTTGGGTACCCAGTTCTTCAAACCGCTCCAGCAGCATATCGCCCACCGGCGTCAGCATGAAGACCAACGCCACCACAATCACCAGCGCGATTGCGGCAAGCAGATTGCGGCGGGTGAATACCTGCAGATGAAGAGTACAACAGAGGGCTAATA includes these proteins:
- a CDS encoding glycosyltransferase, whose product is MSQTPLLSIVAAVYNGEKFLAQFFECLEQQQLASYELILVNDGSTDGSLAVIDQWKGRLQNVIVLEQENQGVSVARNTGMAAATGKYLAFPDIDDKFYPGMYRTLLEMAENGNLDVATCNGRYVYESRDDIHPIFPPERLQSTGVLPGHVWLKQALDSRKFLHVTWLNIYRRDFINQHHFHFEPGLRHQDIPWTTEALLAAERVQYTSEQFYDYYIHSESVSHKPDNDETLMRSARHYMKILEMLSVINQRYPDKVRHIPACRWQIAKEGLGIIHTFDCMKDESKKHIIIKEFFERGIWRLIWTNACTFRLRWRLGRRYLRIKRYLNAA
- a CDS encoding glycosyltransferase, translated to MRILFVIDGLPGGGAEKVVLTLAEHFLSQGEQVSLFSLRDVCDYPLPEGLDYQVIADRCRKPWRKLTELSRRARQLDRAVETAEQQGRFDLVLSNLHKTDRIVARSRTLDGRNVWFCLHGVFSTSYLGHRTGFDRWMKQQKIKRVYQGRNVVTVSDAVGKDLVEQFALRPAQLQTIYNPFDIAAIRAAADAPADIPQGDYLIHVGRFHPGKRHDRLIEAYAQSGIAAPLVLLGQGKAEQEQRLRQLAQQLHVGDRVLFKGFQKNPLPWIKHARMLTLSSDSEGFGNVIVEALLLNTPVASTRCPGGVVEILTGELSRGLADLNSSALAQTMQSIYHSPPVIDSAALEKFSVESICQQYRQLRSA
- a CDS encoding glycosyltransferase family 4 protein, which gives rise to MSKFRLALVRQKYRPDGGAERFVSRALEALDSSNLELNVITREWQGPVKPDWNIHICNPRKWGRISRERGFANAARELWQRESFDLVQSHERIPGCDLYRAGDGVHRRWLQQRSRILPAWKSRLLFADRYHRYVMQAEREMYQDAHLRGVICNAEMIKQEIIEDFGLPADKIHVIYNAIDNQRFLPPGEETFTALRAKWQLPLQATCLIYVGSGFERKGLDAAIRAIAPTDRYLLVVGKDKEQSRYQQLAKSLNCEDRVRFFGMQSETLPFYQMADGLLLPTLYDPFPNVILEAMACGLPVITTTGCGGAEFIIEGSNGYVCDALDIAALQQAVMALPARALGSSEGARARERIMTCTSERLSTQLLSLYQDLVK
- the rfaQ gene encoding putative lipopolysaccharide heptosyltransferase III, whose amino-acid sequence is MTPETLSPSQQNPARILVIKLRHHGDMLLITPLIHALKQQYPAACVDVLLYAETRDMLAANPEINQIYAIDRSWKKQGKGHQLKMEWQLIRTLRQQRYDMVLNLADQWPSAIISKLTGAATRIGFDFPKRRHPFWRYCHTALASTSQHNQLHTVQQNLSILAPLGVEIDDAPARMGYSESDWVGSRALLPDGFQENYIVIQPTSRWFFKCWREERMSALINALSEDGYAVVLTSGPDAKEKKMVENIIAGCPQARLYSLAGQLTLRQLAAVIAHARLFIGVDSVPMHMAAALGTPLVALFGPSKLTFWRPWQAKGEVIWAGDFGPLPDPDAINTNTEERYLDLIPTDAVIAAAKKVLA
- a CDS encoding polysaccharide deacetylase family protein; translation: MHNPAFLITIDTEGDNLWQKHDSITTENARYLPRFQQLCEKYGFKPVYLTNYEMAIDPFYIEFAKDVIARGTAEIGMHLHAWNSPPTEPLTADDWRHKPYLIEYSDAAMREKVDYMTRLLEDTFQTKMVSHRAGRWAFDERYARLLVEYGYLVDCSVTPRVNWKTAMGAPQGDGGTDYRRFPQHAYFLDEQDISREGHSPLLEVPMSIQYKHSAWMNSVKQGYDRLRGKVRSPSVHWLRPMGGNVETMKKVVQQTLAQGNDYVEYMLHSSEYMPGGSPTFKNEQDIERLYADLEAFFSWLAPQVRGMTLAEYYQQKRAL